From the genome of Papaver somniferum cultivar HN1 chromosome 2, ASM357369v1, whole genome shotgun sequence, one region includes:
- the LOC113352174 gene encoding probable thylakoidal processing peptidase 2, chloroplastic produces MAIKGTMSYSRYYFTQRAGVVRSIQDYRERSKSPLVQSPIPETSVEKFHNDISKFGSRNWSRASTSSYSTAATNVFGGNSNSCILSSLFTIMKLSSSGGSIGLKDLGVSTSGVVLGLKATSFLPFFQVTRWLPCNEFLPGSVSNVVDKRVNVSRGGDGESSCGNF; encoded by the coding sequence ATGGCGATCAAAGGTACCATGAGTTATTCACGCTACTACTTTACTCAAAGAGCTGGCGTCGTTCGTTCTATTCAAGATTATCGTGAACGATCTAAGTCTCCTCTCGTTCAATCCCCGATTCCAGAAACATCAGTTGAAAAATTCCATAATGATATTTCAAAATTCGGATCAAGAAATTGGTCTAGGGCATCAACATCGAGTTACAGTACAGCTGCAACGAATGTTTTCGGGGGGAATTCTAATTCTTGTATTCTTTCTAGTTTGTTTACCATTATGAAATTATCTAGTTCTGGTGGTTCTATCGGTTTGAAGGATTTGGGGGTTTCAACATCTGGAGTAGTTCTTGGATTGAAAGCGACGTCATTTCTTCCCTTCTTCCAGGTGACTAGATGGCTTCCTTGTAATGAGTTTCTTCCTGGTTCTGTTAGTAATGTTGTAGACAAAAGGGTTAATGTTTCtcgtggtggtgatggtgaaagTTCTTGTGGAAATTTCTAA